Proteins encoded together in one Pseudomonas arsenicoxydans window:
- a CDS encoding RraA family protein, whose amino-acid sequence MPMSYLINPRQQNLSPELIAEYRTIPPSTIGHFSDRGFLRGIKPLFNDIRMVGNVVTVKVFPPDGSVLREALLLSQPGDVLVIECVGDQECGCWGELRTLAGLIKGLAGVVVSGAVTDVSALRQQGLPVFCRDVSAYTTRGIGAQGEVNQPIQIGEVTVHPGDLAIGDDDGVFILAAGRASELLPELMAKEAADQRRRAEFLLRLDPRQT is encoded by the coding sequence ATGCCGATGAGTTACCTGATTAACCCCCGCCAACAAAACCTCAGCCCGGAGTTGATCGCTGAATACCGGACGATCCCGCCATCCACCATCGGCCATTTTTCCGACCGTGGCTTCCTGCGCGGGATCAAGCCGTTGTTTAACGATATCCGCATGGTCGGCAATGTGGTCACCGTCAAAGTCTTTCCTCCGGATGGCAGCGTTTTACGTGAGGCGCTGTTGCTGAGTCAGCCGGGGGATGTGCTGGTGATCGAATGCGTGGGCGATCAAGAGTGCGGCTGCTGGGGCGAATTGAGAACCTTGGCCGGTTTGATCAAAGGTCTGGCCGGAGTCGTGGTGTCGGGCGCCGTGACGGATGTCAGCGCACTGCGCCAACAAGGCTTGCCGGTGTTTTGTCGCGACGTCAGCGCCTATACCACGCGGGGCATTGGCGCCCAGGGTGAGGTCAATCAGCCGATCCAGATTGGCGAGGTGACGGTGCATCCGGGCGACTTGGCCATCGGCGACGACGACGGCGTATTCATCCTCGCGGCCGGGCGAGCTTCCGAGCTATTACCCGAATTAATGGCCAAAGAAGCAGCCGATCAACGTCGTCGCGCGGAATTCCTGCTGAGACTCGATCCCCGCCAGACTTAA
- a CDS encoding c-type cytochrome translates to MKPLLSRLALAVGLVAPVLLAHADDQVKRGEYLARAADCMACHTAPGGAPFAGGLPIVSPFGTIYGTNITPSKEHGIGLYSDDEFFAALTEGKRRDGANLYPAMPYTSYHLMPRGDSDAIHAYLKTVEPIERAAPVTSLSFPFNVRLGLMGWNMLYGKDVKLASTEGNSDAFKRGQYLVDVLGHCGECHTPRGLPGAMQQDKRMTGGLLNGYLAPSLLANDLAARGWNHQDLRSFLKHGMSAQGTMFNEMFPVFHNSTQGLNDPDLAAMATFLLGDQPPAAKVLTDVPMDKLSASAQRGRQEYLNVCAGCHAPDGEGKPHIAVAMRGNTTLRLEDPRNLVRVIDDGIGEQKFAGFERMQPMPGFADKLSHEQLTDLLNYLRQGLGGQSADLAVNDVQKLRADAPPLEHKAH, encoded by the coding sequence ATGAAGCCTCTACTTTCCCGCCTGGCGTTGGCGGTTGGCCTGGTGGCCCCGGTGTTGTTGGCGCACGCGGATGATCAGGTGAAACGCGGCGAATACCTCGCCCGCGCCGCCGACTGCATGGCTTGCCACACCGCGCCGGGTGGCGCGCCGTTTGCGGGCGGTCTGCCGATCGTTTCGCCGTTCGGGACGATCTACGGCACCAACATCACCCCGAGCAAAGAGCACGGCATCGGCCTCTACAGCGATGACGAATTTTTCGCCGCACTCACCGAAGGCAAGCGTCGTGACGGCGCGAACCTGTACCCGGCGATGCCCTACACCTCGTATCACCTGATGCCGCGTGGAGACTCCGATGCGATTCACGCGTACCTGAAAACCGTCGAGCCGATTGAACGCGCAGCGCCGGTCACGAGCCTGAGCTTCCCGTTCAACGTGCGTCTGGGCCTGATGGGCTGGAACATGCTCTACGGCAAGGACGTGAAACTGGCGTCCACCGAAGGCAATAGCGATGCCTTCAAACGCGGCCAATACCTGGTCGACGTGCTCGGTCACTGCGGCGAATGCCACACGCCGCGCGGCTTGCCGGGCGCGATGCAGCAGGACAAACGCATGACCGGCGGCCTGCTCAACGGTTACCTGGCGCCGAGTCTGCTGGCCAATGACCTGGCCGCTCGCGGCTGGAATCATCAGGACCTGAGGTCGTTCCTCAAGCACGGCATGAGCGCCCAAGGCACGATGTTCAACGAGATGTTCCCGGTGTTCCACAACAGCACCCAAGGCCTCAACGATCCGGACCTGGCGGCGATGGCGACGTTCCTGTTGGGCGATCAGCCGCCGGCAGCGAAAGTGCTGACTGACGTACCGATGGACAAACTGAGCGCCAGTGCCCAACGCGGTCGTCAGGAATACTTGAACGTCTGCGCCGGTTGCCATGCACCGGACGGTGAGGGCAAGCCGCACATCGCGGTGGCCATGCGCGGCAACACCACGTTGCGCCTGGAAGATCCGCGCAACCTGGTGCGGGTCATTGACGACGGGATCGGTGAGCAGAAGTTTGCCGGGTTCGAACGCATGCAACCGATGCCGGGATTTGCCGACAAGCTCAGCCACGAGCAACTCACTGATCTGCTGAACTACCTGCGTCAGGGGTTGGGTGGTCAGTCGGCTGATCTGGCGGTAAACGACGTGCAGAAGCTGCGGGCCGATGCACCGCCGCTCGAGCATAAGGCGCACTGA
- a CDS encoding (2Fe-2S)-binding protein, with the protein MANRPLQLTLNGQSVGPVDIPDDLPMIDYLHEYKNLTGSRLGCGQGICHACVVIVDNPDGTSEEVRTCITGAHYFEGKKVRTIEGHAKRDEQGKVTELNPIQQRFVDEFAFQCSYCAPGFVNAATVLVEKLQRQPIVKSQLEQVIEDSLGHHVCRCTGYVRYYSATRNVLTDLGLVKEG; encoded by the coding sequence ATGGCTAACCGTCCGCTTCAACTGACCCTCAACGGTCAATCCGTCGGCCCGGTGGACATCCCTGATGACCTGCCGATGATCGATTACCTGCACGAATACAAAAACCTCACCGGCTCCCGCCTGGGCTGTGGCCAGGGCATCTGCCACGCCTGTGTGGTGATCGTCGACAACCCGGACGGCACCAGCGAAGAAGTGCGTACCTGCATCACCGGCGCGCATTATTTCGAAGGCAAAAAAGTGCGGACCATCGAAGGCCATGCAAAGCGCGACGAGCAGGGCAAGGTCACTGAACTGAACCCGATCCAACAGCGTTTCGTCGATGAGTTCGCCTTCCAGTGCAGCTACTGCGCGCCGGGTTTCGTCAACGCAGCGACCGTGCTGGTGGAAAAACTGCAGCGTCAGCCGATCGTCAAAAGCCAGCTGGAGCAAGTCATCGAGGACAGCCTCGGTCACCACGTCTGCCGCTGCACCGGCTACGTGCGTTACTACAGCGCGACGCGCAACGTGCTCACCGATCTCGGCCTGGTCAAGGAGGGTTAA
- a CDS encoding xanthine dehydrogenase family protein molybdopterin-binding subunit has product MSNRDISRRSFLQGGLVAGVSVTLTPLSSQALAALMENSVTVPSEQWLGHNGKARSRNDALSKVCGSKVFARDIRAKDMPGWPEQQGHAMLLKITKADRIYAGYDLSWLGADLQPDRVVTAADLDKDGIVFPEEHAPDPLLPEGKVPMFIGHPVAILIWNDFERFRQAKAKLKFNDKAIRYGAQVPFYEGDPYGSFRYVRVGGATSADEDEFASLKDSILFPMLKNRRPVWNSQPNLHGNLTERGLFYADRMKQQIDTPPDNWLVFDERYKTPSIEPAAMEPDNGNGWYDPATKTLHFVVATQCPLEAATETAKMIAPSRFGLANLNMHPGYTVGYGSKDHNIFVYYAALAALYGAGVPVRLANDRYEQFQSGIKRHPFDIRYQLAVDKTDHSFKIFRAEMSVDGGGRINYSPSVAAVGATAAQSIYYMPQNDLQVTAYHSRAVEAGSMRGYGTLQSMASTEMMVDEIADRLGIDAIDLRKKNAMVSGMKNTQGAVPAGALRLHEILDKAAVHEVWKNRDAIKKQREAQDPDNWYGVGFAICQKDFGTGSEAPMASIEFNAEGRIHLRHIGIEIGTGMSTSQAMVVADFLGSPAHEVKTGETEWKELQLITGGNPYIMSQAEQDSVLRNPRWVGKLASASSATNSAYYFSHATREAARVLFNHGLWPAALQIWGQGPYGGQANPYVVRREDAHWVDGKLTANGMQPLSFEQLAKHAHEKGLVTGATVHGFNRWSWAEAEFSIDGVRERLPLDGLAVKYGDGAPSVKKAQMNSAGFHLLDRQNVHYPDTQLNNAAVTYYSPVATLVELKVNKGSAEVQVLNHHSWVECGRVLVEELVKGQIEGGTAMGIGHALLEEMPLYEGGPGEGDWNFNRYRLPMARHVAVWKQTAEILPPLSPSDPSKGIAEVVMIPVVGAIGNAVAHAIGKRVRDLPITSARIKEALNG; this is encoded by the coding sequence ATGTCCAACCGTGATATATCCCGGCGCTCGTTCCTGCAGGGCGGGCTGGTGGCGGGTGTGAGCGTCACGCTCACGCCGCTCAGCAGTCAGGCGCTGGCGGCCTTGATGGAAAACAGCGTGACCGTGCCGTCCGAGCAATGGCTCGGCCACAACGGCAAGGCGCGCTCGCGTAACGATGCCTTGTCCAAGGTCTGCGGCAGCAAGGTCTTTGCCCGCGACATCCGCGCCAAGGACATGCCGGGCTGGCCCGAGCAGCAAGGCCACGCCATGCTGCTGAAAATCACCAAGGCCGACCGCATTTACGCCGGTTACGACCTGTCGTGGCTCGGTGCCGATTTGCAGCCTGACCGCGTCGTCACCGCCGCAGACCTGGACAAGGACGGCATCGTCTTCCCGGAAGAGCACGCGCCTGATCCGCTGCTGCCGGAAGGCAAGGTGCCGATGTTCATCGGACATCCCGTGGCGATCCTGATCTGGAACGACTTCGAGCGCTTCCGCCAGGCCAAGGCCAAACTCAAATTCAATGACAAAGCGATTCGTTACGGTGCTCAGGTGCCGTTCTACGAAGGCGATCCCTACGGCAGCTTCCGCTACGTGCGCGTCGGCGGTGCGACCTCGGCGGACGAAGATGAGTTCGCCAGCCTCAAGGATTCGATACTGTTCCCGATGCTGAAAAACCGCCGTCCGGTGTGGAATTCCCAACCGAACCTGCACGGCAACCTGACCGAGCGCGGTTTGTTCTACGCCGACCGCATGAAGCAGCAAATCGACACCCCGCCAGACAATTGGCTGGTGTTCGACGAGCGCTACAAAACCCCTTCGATCGAACCTGCTGCGATGGAGCCGGACAACGGCAACGGCTGGTACGACCCGGCGACCAAGACCCTGCATTTCGTGGTGGCAACTCAGTGCCCACTGGAAGCCGCGACGGAAACCGCGAAGATGATCGCGCCGTCCCGCTTCGGCCTGGCCAACCTGAACATGCACCCCGGTTACACCGTGGGTTACGGTTCCAAAGACCACAACATTTTCGTTTATTACGCGGCATTGGCGGCGTTGTACGGTGCCGGTGTTCCCGTGCGCCTGGCCAACGATCGCTACGAGCAATTCCAGAGCGGCATCAAGCGTCACCCGTTCGACATCCGCTACCAATTGGCCGTGGACAAGACCGATCACAGCTTCAAGATTTTCCGCGCCGAGATGAGTGTCGACGGCGGTGGACGCATCAACTACAGCCCATCGGTGGCGGCGGTTGGCGCCACGGCAGCGCAGTCGATCTACTACATGCCGCAGAACGATCTGCAGGTCACGGCTTATCACTCTCGCGCCGTTGAAGCCGGGTCGATGCGCGGTTACGGCACCCTGCAAAGCATGGCGTCCACCGAGATGATGGTCGATGAAATTGCCGATCGCCTCGGCATCGACGCCATCGACCTGCGCAAGAAAAACGCCATGGTCTCGGGCATGAAAAACACCCAGGGCGCGGTGCCGGCGGGTGCCCTGCGTCTGCACGAGATTCTCGACAAGGCCGCCGTTCACGAAGTCTGGAAGAACCGCGACGCGATCAAGAAACAACGCGAAGCCCAAGACCCGGACAACTGGTACGGCGTCGGTTTCGCCATTTGCCAGAAAGACTTCGGCACCGGTTCCGAAGCACCGATGGCCAGCATTGAATTCAATGCTGAAGGCCGCATTCACCTGCGTCACATCGGCATTGAAATCGGCACCGGCATGTCCACGTCGCAAGCGATGGTGGTGGCGGATTTCCTTGGCAGCCCGGCGCACGAAGTGAAGACCGGCGAGACCGAATGGAAAGAGTTGCAGCTAATCACCGGCGGCAACCCGTACATCATGAGCCAGGCCGAGCAGGACAGCGTGCTGCGCAATCCGCGCTGGGTCGGCAAGTTGGCTTCCGCTTCGTCGGCGACCAACTCCGCGTACTACTTCAGCCACGCCACCCGTGAAGCGGCGCGCGTGCTGTTCAACCACGGCTTGTGGCCGGCGGCGTTGCAGATCTGGGGCCAGGGCCCTTATGGCGGTCAAGCCAACCCGTATGTGGTACGTCGCGAAGACGCGCATTGGGTCGACGGCAAACTCACCGCCAACGGCATGCAGCCGCTGAGCTTTGAACAGTTGGCCAAGCACGCTCATGAGAAAGGCCTGGTCACTGGCGCGACCGTGCACGGTTTCAACCGCTGGAGCTGGGCCGAGGCCGAGTTCAGCATCGACGGCGTGCGTGAGCGCCTGCCGCTGGATGGCCTGGCAGTCAAGTACGGCGACGGCGCGCCAAGCGTGAAAAAGGCGCAGATGAACAGCGCCGGTTTCCATCTGCTGGATCGGCAGAACGTCCATTACCCGGACACCCAGTTGAACAACGCGGCCGTGACTTACTACAGCCCGGTGGCAACGCTGGTGGAATTGAAAGTGAACAAGGGCTCGGCCGAAGTCCAGGTGCTCAACCATCACTCGTGGGTCGAGTGTGGTCGGGTGCTGGTGGAAGAGTTGGTGAAAGGTCAGATCGAAGGCGGCACCGCCATGGGCATCGGCCATGCGTTGCTCGAAGAGATGCCGCTGTACGAAGGCGGGCCGGGGGAGGGTGACTGGAACTTCAACCGTTACCGTCTGCCGATGGCGCGCCACGTCGCAGTCTGGAAGCAGACGGCCGAGATACTGCCGCCGCTGTCGCCGAGCGATCCATCCAAGGGCATTGCCGAAGTGGTGATGATCCCGGTGGTCGGCGCCATCGGTAACGCCGTGGCCCACGCCATCGGCAAACGGGTCCGCGACCTGCCTATCACTTCCGCACGCATCAAGGAGGCCCTCAATGGCTAA
- a CDS encoding IucA/IucC family C-terminal-domain containing protein has protein sequence MNLAGHFTTSEWATLSAGLRLKDSAERDSQRSLLARDLLQEEVCVQLLDALGPVIGSPTRAITASLLGKRLSFLATGACLYAMSVYDKGLLMSLDNTVVEYGHDDGLWTSSMPISHSVPLTYEAGEREAWRESIVQALFADLLKPLWQTFNRVTGVSRRILWENTAVRVYSLYEKRMVKIDAPAVRERCEADFTWLMTQAEPALFGLDYNPLSHFRRPPTLVDEGQRSIRFRRTCCFYYLATEPAEYCSTCPLLRPGKKCR, from the coding sequence ATGAATCTGGCCGGTCACTTCACGACTTCAGAGTGGGCGACGTTGTCCGCCGGGTTGCGGCTCAAGGACAGCGCCGAACGCGACTCGCAGCGTTCGCTGCTGGCCCGGGACTTGTTGCAGGAAGAGGTGTGCGTGCAACTGCTGGATGCGTTGGGCCCGGTGATCGGCTCGCCGACGCGGGCGATTACCGCCTCATTGCTGGGCAAGCGTTTATCGTTTCTGGCGACCGGTGCCTGTTTGTACGCGATGTCGGTGTATGACAAAGGCTTGCTCATGTCGCTGGACAATACGGTGGTCGAATACGGCCACGATGACGGGTTATGGACGTCTTCGATGCCGATTAGCCATTCCGTTCCATTGACATATGAAGCGGGCGAACGCGAAGCCTGGCGCGAATCCATCGTTCAAGCGCTGTTCGCCGATCTGCTGAAACCGCTGTGGCAAACCTTCAACCGGGTCACCGGCGTTTCCCGGCGCATCCTCTGGGAAAACACGGCCGTTCGCGTCTACTCGCTGTATGAAAAACGCATGGTGAAAATCGACGCCCCAGCGGTGCGTGAGCGCTGTGAAGCGGATTTCACCTGGCTGATGACCCAAGCCGAACCGGCGCTGTTCGGCCTCGATTACAACCCGCTGAGCCATTTTCGTCGACCGCCGACGCTGGTGGATGAGGGGCAACGAAGCATCCGCTTTCGCCGAACCTGTTGCTTCTACTACCTGGCCACCGAGCCTGCTGAATACTGCTCGACCTGCCCATTGCTGCGTCCGGGGAAAAAATGCCGATGA
- a CDS encoding ABC transporter ATP-binding protein — MTSIASRGLTLSYQRQVIIDALDMQLPQGKISVLIGSNGCGKSTLLKSFARLLKPQQGSVILNGVDIQQKSTAAVARELAILPQTPSAPEGITVRQLVALGRYPYQSWMQQWSAEDEAMVNRALAQTSLLALADRPVDALSGGQRQRAWIAMTLAQDTGIVLLDEPTTFLDLAHQIEVLDLLRDLNRLENKTIIMVLHDLNLACRYADHMVAVHNQTAFAQGRPDEVLTEALVKTVFDLNCRIIPDPFFGTPLCIPFGRELPQ, encoded by the coding sequence ATGACGTCGATTGCAAGTCGCGGCCTGACCCTGAGTTATCAGCGCCAGGTGATTATTGACGCGCTGGACATGCAACTGCCCCAAGGCAAGATTTCGGTATTGATCGGCAGCAATGGCTGCGGCAAAAGCACCTTGCTCAAATCCTTCGCCCGACTGCTGAAACCGCAGCAGGGCTCGGTGATTCTCAACGGCGTGGATATTCAGCAGAAATCCACTGCCGCCGTGGCTCGGGAGTTGGCAATCTTGCCGCAAACCCCGAGCGCACCGGAGGGCATTACCGTACGGCAACTGGTGGCGCTGGGGCGCTATCCGTATCAGAGCTGGATGCAACAGTGGTCGGCGGAAGATGAAGCCATGGTCAACCGCGCGCTGGCGCAAACCAGTCTGTTGGCCCTGGCGGATCGACCGGTAGACGCGTTGTCTGGCGGGCAACGCCAGCGGGCATGGATCGCCATGACTCTGGCCCAGGACACCGGCATCGTGCTGCTCGACGAACCGACCACATTCCTCGACCTGGCGCATCAGATTGAAGTGCTGGATCTGTTGCGCGACCTCAACCGGCTCGAAAACAAAACCATCATCATGGTGCTGCACGACCTCAACCTGGCCTGCCGCTACGCCGACCACATGGTGGCGGTGCACAACCAGACCGCGTTCGCCCAAGGCCGGCCCGATGAGGTGTTGACCGAGGCGTTGGTCAAAACCGTGTTCGACCTCAATTGCCGGATCATTCCCGATCCGTTCTTCGGCACGCCACTGTGCATTCCGTTTGGCCGGGAACTGCCTCAATGA
- a CDS encoding FecCD family ABC transporter permease, which produces MDKVLTWRRSGFSRRINIATLWRLLAALMVTALIMLGSLSLGKVMLSPLEVLRILLSNQDASLTFIVEQLRFPRILLAALVGAALSVSGLILQSIIRNPLASPDLLGITSGASAAAVLYLSFFSVALGQQYLPLAAMLGAGLAALSIYLLAWKQGASPLRLVLIGVGISAMLTAATTFILVFSPLTTTLSAYVWLTGSVYGASWPEPLALGAWLLGICPLLVFLARQVMVQQLDDSLALGIGVRVQWLRAGLLLVSVALAGAAIAWGGAIAFVGLIAPHIAKRLVAPGFGGQAVMAALVGANLVVLADLAGRTLFLPLDLPAGIFVAVLGTPFFLYLLIKQRH; this is translated from the coding sequence ATGGATAAGGTCCTGACCTGGCGTCGTAGCGGGTTTTCCCGGCGGATCAATATCGCGACGTTGTGGCGATTGCTGGCGGCGTTGATGGTGACCGCCCTGATCATGCTGGGCTCGCTATCCCTGGGCAAAGTCATGCTTTCGCCGCTGGAAGTGCTGCGCATCCTGCTGTCGAACCAGGATGCCAGCCTGACGTTTATCGTCGAGCAACTGCGCTTTCCACGCATCCTGCTGGCGGCTCTGGTGGGCGCGGCGTTGTCGGTGTCCGGGCTGATTCTGCAAAGCATCATCCGCAATCCGTTGGCCTCGCCTGACTTACTCGGCATCACCAGTGGCGCCAGTGCGGCGGCGGTGTTGTATTTGTCGTTCTTCTCGGTGGCGCTGGGTCAACAGTATCTGCCGCTGGCAGCGATGCTTGGTGCGGGGCTGGCGGCATTGTCGATCTATCTGCTGGCCTGGAAACAGGGAGCTTCACCGCTGCGGCTGGTGTTGATCGGCGTCGGCATCTCCGCGATGTTGACCGCCGCTACCACGTTCATTCTGGTGTTCAGTCCGTTGACCACGACCCTGTCGGCCTATGTCTGGCTGACCGGCAGCGTGTACGGCGCCAGTTGGCCCGAACCGCTGGCGCTGGGTGCCTGGTTGCTGGGCATATGTCCGCTGCTGGTTTTCCTGGCGCGGCAGGTGATGGTGCAGCAACTGGATGACAGCCTCGCCCTGGGCATCGGCGTGCGCGTGCAGTGGCTGCGCGCCGGTTTGTTGCTGGTCAGCGTGGCGTTGGCCGGTGCGGCGATTGCCTGGGGTGGGGCGATCGCGTTTGTCGGGCTGATCGCGCCGCACATTGCCAAGCGCTTGGTGGCGCCTGGGTTTGGTGGCCAGGCAGTGATGGCCGCGCTGGTCGGGGCGAACCTGGTGGTGCTGGCCGACCTCGCCGGGCGCACGCTGTTTTTGCCGCTGGATCTGCCCGCCGGGATTTTTGTCGCCGTGCTCGGCACACCCTTTTTTCTCTATCTGTTGATTAAACAACGTCATTAA
- a CDS encoding XdhC family protein → MQHLDLQVVRRALEWSMAGQRIWLCTVLATYGSAPRAPGSMLAVNTDGQWIGSLSGGCVEEDFLERVAEGAFVEAVSVVRYGEGDDPRSRVSLPCGGVLDVLVEMLEPDCEVQAHLRQLESALLGQRRLIREVDLASGARSLLDDREQGVRIEREIDRIRVRIGAAQRLLLAGYSSVAQACAQFAVGLGFEVILCDPRDEVLEGVVLENVEIRRQLPSVFIADGGCHSDTAVVALTHDPRIDDLAMMEAVRTEAFYIGVMGSMQTSQKRFERLRRIGGLGEADLARIHAPIGLNLGSKTPAEIALAVLADILRIRSGIARDRL, encoded by the coding sequence ATGCAGCATCTCGATCTGCAGGTGGTACGACGGGCGCTGGAATGGTCGATGGCCGGCCAGCGCATCTGGCTGTGCACGGTACTCGCCACTTACGGCTCGGCACCGCGCGCGCCGGGCTCGATGCTGGCGGTGAACACGGATGGACAGTGGATCGGCTCGCTGTCCGGCGGCTGCGTCGAGGAAGACTTCCTCGAGCGCGTCGCCGAGGGGGCGTTTGTTGAAGCCGTCAGCGTGGTTCGTTACGGCGAAGGTGACGACCCGCGTTCTCGCGTGAGTCTGCCCTGCGGCGGCGTCCTCGATGTGCTGGTGGAGATGCTTGAGCCTGATTGCGAGGTGCAGGCGCATCTGCGGCAACTGGAGTCAGCGTTGTTGGGCCAGCGCCGGCTGATCCGTGAAGTCGATCTGGCCAGCGGGGCGCGCAGTCTGTTGGATGACCGCGAGCAGGGTGTGCGCATCGAGCGTGAAATCGACCGGATTCGTGTGCGGATTGGCGCGGCGCAACGGTTGCTGTTGGCGGGGTATTCCAGCGTCGCTCAGGCGTGTGCGCAGTTCGCGGTAGGTCTGGGGTTCGAGGTGATTCTCTGTGATCCGCGCGATGAAGTGCTGGAAGGCGTGGTGCTGGAAAACGTCGAGATTCGTCGCCAGCTGCCATCTGTGTTCATTGCGGACGGCGGCTGCCATAGCGACACGGCGGTGGTAGCGTTGACGCACGATCCACGCATCGACGATTTGGCGATGATGGAAGCCGTGCGCACCGAGGCGTTTTATATCGGTGTGATGGGCTCGATGCAAACCTCGCAAAAGCGCTTCGAGCGGCTGCGCAGGATTGGTGGTTTGGGAGAGGCCGATCTGGCGAGGATTCATGCGCCAATCGGGTTGAACCTTGGCAGCAAGACTCCGGCCGAAATCGCCTTGGCCGTACTGGCTGACATCCTGCGAATCCGCAGCGGCATCGCGCGGGATCGACTGTAG
- a CDS encoding FecCD family ABC transporter permease, with amino-acid sequence MSNALKMWSAGVVLLLSGVLSLAVGATWIPLSQVFAAFVHPDPLSVSHVLVTSTRLSRTLMAMAVGASLAVAGALMQALTRNPLASPGLFGINAGATFFIILFSSLFSLSSPDAWLWCAFIGAAVAGSLVWLIGNMGQGSLSPLRIVLAGAAMAALFSAFSQALLVVNQDGLDTVLFWLAGSLTERSLSVAAPLLLCGVLGLFGAMLLAGQVNVLNAGEEIATGLGQRTGLIRLLMSVLVVCLAGSAVALAGSIGFIGLLVPHMVRKGLSIDHRWLLPGCALLGAIVLLLADTLARVLILPQEVPVGVMTALFGAPFFILLARRGGRYG; translated from the coding sequence ATGAGCAATGCGTTGAAGATGTGGAGTGCGGGCGTTGTGTTGTTGCTCAGCGGCGTGCTGAGTCTGGCAGTCGGGGCCACCTGGATACCGTTGTCGCAGGTTTTTGCGGCGTTTGTGCATCCCGATCCATTGAGCGTCAGCCATGTGCTGGTCACCAGCACGCGCCTGTCGCGGACCTTGATGGCCATGGCGGTGGGCGCGAGCCTCGCGGTGGCCGGCGCCCTGATGCAAGCACTGACGCGCAATCCGCTGGCGTCTCCCGGATTGTTCGGGATCAATGCCGGGGCGACTTTTTTTATCATCCTGTTTTCTTCGTTGTTCTCCCTGTCGTCTCCGGACGCGTGGCTATGGTGCGCGTTTATCGGTGCGGCGGTGGCGGGCAGTCTGGTGTGGCTGATCGGCAACATGGGGCAGGGCAGTCTCAGCCCGTTGCGCATTGTGCTGGCGGGTGCGGCAATGGCGGCGTTGTTCTCCGCATTCAGCCAGGCGTTGCTGGTGGTCAATCAGGATGGGCTGGACACGGTGCTGTTCTGGCTCGCCGGTTCATTGACCGAACGCAGCCTGTCGGTCGCCGCGCCGTTACTGCTGTGCGGCGTGCTCGGGTTGTTCGGCGCGATGCTGTTGGCGGGGCAGGTCAACGTGCTGAATGCCGGGGAAGAAATCGCCACTGGCCTCGGCCAGCGAACCGGATTGATCCGCCTGCTGATGAGCGTGCTGGTGGTGTGCCTGGCGGGCAGTGCGGTGGCGTTGGCCGGCAGCATCGGGTTTATCGGTTTGCTGGTGCCGCACATGGTGCGCAAAGGCTTGTCGATTGATCATCGCTGGTTGCTGCCAGGGTGTGCGCTGCTGGGCGCGATTGTTTTGCTGCTGGCGGATACCTTGGCGCGGGTGCTGATCTTGCCGCAAGAGGTGCCGGTGGGGGTGATGACCGCACTGTTCGGCGCGCCGTTTTTCATTCTGTTGGCGCGCCGTGGAGGTCGTTATGGATAA